The nucleotide window CCTCGCAGTGTTCGCGGTCGGCTTTGTCGCTCGTCCCATCGGCAGATTCGTCTTCGGAGCCTACGCCGATCGGGTCGGCCGCAAGCAGGCGTTGGTGGTTGCGATGATGACCACTGCGGTCGGCTCGCTGGTGATTGGTTTTGCTCCCGGGTTTGACGCCGTCGGAGTCTGGGCATCTGTCATTTTGGTGGCCGCCCGCCTCATCCAGGGTCTTGCGCACGGCGGCGAAATGGGCACCGCGGTGACCTACTTGGTGGAGCGCGCACCAGAGGGACGCCGTGCATTCTTCGGCTCAACGTCGTGGACCAGCGTTGTCATCGGCACCATGACGGCAACCATGACCGGTCTGCTCATCAACGCCCTACTGACCGAAGAGCAGGTTGGGGCGTGGGGCTGGCGCATCCCATTCATCATCGGCGGTGTTCTCGGGCTCTACGCCCTGTGGCTGCGGCGCAGCATGTCTGAAACGGACGCGTTCAACACCGAGAAAACCGACGGTGCAGTAGCCGCGACGGGCACTGCACGCACCCAAGACTCCATCTGGTCACACTGGCGCGGCCTGGTGCGCATCTTCCTTATCTCTGCAGGCGGGTCGTTGTTCTTCTATACCTGGTCGATCTATCTGCCCACGCACGTCCAAGTGGTGCACGGCCAATCTGCGAACAGCGCGCTCAGCGCGAGCCTAATCGCAGAGTTCATTTTCTTACTCGCAATCCCCCTGATGGGCATGCTCGGCGACCACATTGGAAGGAAGCCGATGGTGATGATTGCGGGCACCCTCTTCGTCTTGATCACCATCCCGATCTACCGCTTCCTCGACGGCACTTTCATCACGCAACTGGTTGGCCAAATAGCAGCGCTAGTGTCACTGTCGTTTCTTTTCGGTGTGAACGGGGCAATCTGGACGGAGGCACTGCCCACTCGCTACCGCGCCGTAGGCGTAGCCACCATGCTTTCTGCCGCAACAGCCATCTTCGGCGGCACGGCACCATACCTGAACACCTGGCTGTCTAAAGAGGGCTACGGTCACCTATTCCCCTACTACCTTGTGGCAATGGCAGCAGTCACACTGCTCACCGGCGCCCTGATGAAAGAAACAAAGGATCTCGACCTGAAAGCATAGGCCCAACGGTCATTCACGTCTCGTATCCGAGACGAAAGCGAGCAGAAACGCCCGCGCTTCGTTTTCTCGGTTTCTAACCTTGAACCAACAACCACCACACCCCACGGAAAGGAACCACCATGGCTAAGAACTGGTCTGAGGGTGCGCGCGAGGTGCGCTCCCCGCGCGGCACGGACATCACCGCAAAATCCTGGCAAACCGAAGCGCCGCTGCGCATGCTCCACAACAACCTCGACCCAGAGGTCGCTGAGCGCCCCGATGACCTCGTGGTCTACGGTGGCACCGGCCGCGCCGCGCGGAGCTGGGAGGCGTTCGACGCGATCGTCGATACGCTGCGCGACCTCGAAGCTGACGAGACTCTCCTGGTCCAATCCGGCAAACCGGTCGGCGTGTGGAAGACCAACGAATGGGCACCTCGCGTCCTGATCGCCAACTCTAACCTCGTCGGCGACTGGGCCAACTGGGAGCACTTCCGCGAACTCGAAGACGAAGGCTTGATGATGTACGGCCAGATGACCGCAGGCTCCTGGATTTACATCGCCACCCAGGGCATTCTTCAGGGCACTTACGAGACTTTCGCCGCGGTAGCCAAGAAGCGCTTTGACGGTACGCTTGCAGGCACGTTGACCCTCACCGGCGGCTGCGGCGGCATGGGCGGTGCGCAGCCACTTTCCGTCACTCTCAACGGTGGTGCCTGCCTGATCGTCGATGTCGACGAGGCTCGGCTGAAGCGCCGCCAGGCCAAGCGCTACCTCGATGAAGTCACCACCGACATCGAAGAGGCCATTAAGTTAGTCACCGAGGCGAAAGAGGAAAAGCGCGCGCTTTCCGTCGGCCTCGTTGGCAACGCCGCAGACGTCTTCCCGGAGATGCTGCGCCGCCAGCGCGCAGGCGAGTTCACCGTTGATATTGTCACCGACCAAACTTCGGCGCACGACCCGTTGAGCTACCTGCCAACTGAAATCACCTTCAGCGACTGGCACACCGAGGCGGCGGCCGACCCGACCACCTTCACCAAGAAGGCCCGCGAGGCGATGGCCACCCAGGTCCAGGCGATGGTGGAATTCCAGGACGAGGGCGCCGAGGTGTTCGACTACGGCAACTCGATTCGCGACGAAGCCCGTAAGGCCGGCTACAACCGCGCCTTCGAGTTCCCCGGCTTCGTCCCGGCCTACATCCGCCCGCTGTTCTGCGAGGGTCTCGGCCCGTTCCGCTGGGTTGCGCTTTCCGGCGACCCGGAGGACATCAAAGTCACAGACCAGGCAATCAAGGAGGCCTTCCCGGACAACGAGCACCTGCACCGCTGGATCGACGCCGCTGAGGAGTACGTGGAGTTTGAAGGCCTGCCGGCGCGTATTTGCTGGCTCGGTTACGGCGAGCGCGCCAAGGCCGGCGTGATCTTCAACAACCTGGTCAAGGAAGGCAAGGTCAAGGCACCGATCGTTATTGGCCGAGACCACCTGGACTCCGGTTCGGTGGCCTCACCGTACCGTGAGACCGAGTCCATGCTCGATGGCACCGACGCGGTGGCAGACTGGCCGCTGCTCAACGCCATGACCGCCGTTGCCGGCGGCGCTACCTGGGTGTCCATTCACCACGGCGGCGGCGTGGGCATGGGCCGCTCCATCCACACCGGCCAGGTAACGGTGGCTGATGGCACCGAGATCGCCGAGGCCAAGCTCGAGGCTGTCTTGACCAATGATCCGGGCATGGGCGTGATCCGCCACGTTGACTCCGGCTACTCTCGCGCGTGGGAAGTGGCACAGGAGCGCGACGTGCGCATCCCAATGGCATTCCAGGCCCGCGACTAACAACTGCTACCCGCGCTGAAAGGCAATTATGCACACCCTCATCACCGGCATCTCCGAGCTCCGCACCGTCTCTGAGCTTGGAACGATCAAAGACGCCTCTTTGCTCATCGACGGCGGCGTGATCGCTTGGGTTGGCCCCGCCGAGGAAATACCCGCCGGGGCGGACGCTGCAGAGCGTGTCGATGTGGGTGGGCGCGCGGTGTTACCGGGATGGGTCGACTCGCATACTCACATGGTGTTCGACGGCAACCGCGCCGAGGAGTTCGAGGCGCGCATGGCCGGCGAATCTTACGCGGCGGGCGGCATCGCTGTGACAATGGAGGCGACCCGGTCGGCGGGTGCTGCGCGACTTGACCAGCTGCTCGCGGAGCGTGTCGCTGCGGGCCGTGCAGGCGGGACAACCACGTTCGAGACGAAAACGGGCTACGGGCTCAACGTGGAATCCGAGTTGGAGGCCGCGCGCGTGGCTTCGCGCCACGTTGATGACGTGACGTTCCTCGGCGCCCATCTCGTGCCGCCAGGTGCGGAAGTCGAGGCGTACGTGGACGAGGTCGTCGGCCCCATGCTTGACGCGGTGAAGGAACACGTGCAGTGGATCGACGTGTTCTGCGAACGCGGTGCGTTCAACGAGGAGCAATCCCGGCGGGTCCTCGAAGCCGGCAAGGCTGCGGGCCTCGGAGTGCGGGTACACGGCAACCAGCTCGGTGAAGGTCCCGGTGTCAGGCTCGCGGTGGAGATGGGTGCAGCCAGCGTGGACCACGTGAACTACTTGTCTAATAAGGATTTTGAGTTGCTGGCGGGTTCACAGACCGTCGCCACGCTTTTGCCCGCGTGCGACCTTTCGACCCGAGAGCAACTCGCACCGGGCCGACGGCTGATCGATGCTGGGGCGACCGTAGCGATTGCCTCGAACCTGAACCCCGGCACGAGCTTCACCAGTTCAATGAACTTCTGCGTGACCACCGCGGTGTTGCAACAACACCTCACGCTCGACGAGGCCATTGAGGCAGCGACCACCGGTGGCGCCAAGGCTTTGCGACGCCACAACGTGGGCGAAGGCCAAGACCCGCAGGGCCGCCCCGCGAAAGGCACGCTGGTTCCCGGCGCGGCCGCGGACCTGCACATCCTGGATGCGGAAAACGCGATCAATCTCGCCTACCGGCCCGGCATGCCCATCACGTGGCAAACCTGGGTCGCCGGTGAGCGGGTGTACGGCTAGGCCTCGACGACAATCCCACAGACGCGTTTGAGTTGTTGCAGTGCGTCGGCGTGCATCTGAGCCGTTGGCGCAGAGCATGCGTCCGCAAGCACACTGATGCGGTACCCGAGATCCGCACCGGTTACCGCAGTCTCGATGATCGCGTGGGCAGTGGAAAAACCGGCCAGCTCAAGCTCGTCGATCCTCATCGCCTGCAGTACCGAGTCAAGTTCCGTCCCGGCGAACGCATCCACCCCGAACTTGTCGATCACCACATCACCGTCGATCAAGCCGCAGCCATCAGCGATCTGTGCAGCCCCATCCGGGCCACCGTCCGAACCGTCTTGGCGAAGGAAACGCACCCAGATGATCGGCACATTGCCGGCACGGAACTGCGCAACCCGGCGCGCTATCGCGCTGATCAGCTCAGCCCGGGAGAGCGGCCCGCCCGCGAGGTCGAGGATCCAATCTTGAGCGTCGATGACGACGAGACAGGAAGACATCGGTTCTCAGCGCTGACCTAGTACCGGGACTCGACCGGCTCCGGCAGCGAGGTGATCGTTTCCATCTCCTCACTCGTGAGCTGGATGGTGCCCGCGTCACGGTTCGACTCAATGTGGCCGATGCTGCGGCTGCCGGGGATCACGGCCGTCGACTGGCTGAGACCGAGCACCCATGCCAGGGCAATTTGCGACGTAGCGACCCCGCGCTGATCGGCGA belongs to Corynebacterium glaucum and includes:
- a CDS encoding cysteine hydrolase family protein; translation: MSSCLVVIDAQDWILDLAGGPLSRAELISAIARRVAQFRAGNVPIIWVRFLRQDGSDGGPDGAAQIADGCGLIDGDVVIDKFGVDAFAGTELDSVLQAMRIDELELAGFSTAHAIIETAVTGADLGYRISVLADACSAPTAQMHADALQQLKRVCGIVVEA
- the hutI gene encoding imidazolonepropionase is translated as MHTLITGISELRTVSELGTIKDASLLIDGGVIAWVGPAEEIPAGADAAERVDVGGRAVLPGWVDSHTHMVFDGNRAEEFEARMAGESYAAGGIAVTMEATRSAGAARLDQLLAERVAAGRAGGTTTFETKTGYGLNVESELEAARVASRHVDDVTFLGAHLVPPGAEVEAYVDEVVGPMLDAVKEHVQWIDVFCERGAFNEEQSRRVLEAGKAAGLGVRVHGNQLGEGPGVRLAVEMGAASVDHVNYLSNKDFELLAGSQTVATLLPACDLSTREQLAPGRRLIDAGATVAIASNLNPGTSFTSSMNFCVTTAVLQQHLTLDEAIEAATTGGAKALRRHNVGEGQDPQGRPAKGTLVPGAAADLHILDAENAINLAYRPGMPITWQTWVAGERVYG
- a CDS encoding MFS transporter, whose amino-acid sequence is MTTAQVGRPSPTWPATPQQSRVRDMLVANLGNVLEWYDWNVYTIFAPFLAIQFFNHDNPTSALLSTLAVFAVGFVARPIGRFVFGAYADRVGRKQALVVAMMTTAVGSLVIGFAPGFDAVGVWASVILVAARLIQGLAHGGEMGTAVTYLVERAPEGRRAFFGSTSWTSVVIGTMTATMTGLLINALLTEEQVGAWGWRIPFIIGGVLGLYALWLRRSMSETDAFNTEKTDGAVAATGTARTQDSIWSHWRGLVRIFLISAGGSLFFYTWSIYLPTHVQVVHGQSANSALSASLIAEFIFLLAIPLMGMLGDHIGRKPMVMIAGTLFVLITIPIYRFLDGTFITQLVGQIAALVSLSFLFGVNGAIWTEALPTRYRAVGVATMLSAATAIFGGTAPYLNTWLSKEGYGHLFPYYLVAMAAVTLLTGALMKETKDLDLKA
- the hutU gene encoding urocanate hydratase encodes the protein MAKNWSEGAREVRSPRGTDITAKSWQTEAPLRMLHNNLDPEVAERPDDLVVYGGTGRAARSWEAFDAIVDTLRDLEADETLLVQSGKPVGVWKTNEWAPRVLIANSNLVGDWANWEHFRELEDEGLMMYGQMTAGSWIYIATQGILQGTYETFAAVAKKRFDGTLAGTLTLTGGCGGMGGAQPLSVTLNGGACLIVDVDEARLKRRQAKRYLDEVTTDIEEAIKLVTEAKEEKRALSVGLVGNAADVFPEMLRRQRAGEFTVDIVTDQTSAHDPLSYLPTEITFSDWHTEAAADPTTFTKKAREAMATQVQAMVEFQDEGAEVFDYGNSIRDEARKAGYNRAFEFPGFVPAYIRPLFCEGLGPFRWVALSGDPEDIKVTDQAIKEAFPDNEHLHRWIDAAEEYVEFEGLPARICWLGYGERAKAGVIFNNLVKEGKVKAPIVIGRDHLDSGSVASPYRETESMLDGTDAVADWPLLNAMTAVAGGATWVSIHHGGGVGMGRSIHTGQVTVADGTEIAEAKLEAVLTNDPGMGVIRHVDSGYSRAWEVAQERDVRIPMAFQARD